A stretch of the Lolium perenne isolate Kyuss_39 chromosome 3, Kyuss_2.0, whole genome shotgun sequence genome encodes the following:
- the LOC127341865 gene encoding V-type proton ATPase subunit E, producing MDESSVAQQLTQMADFIRNEAVEKASEIEAAAAEEFQIEKLQLVEVEKKKIRQEYERKEKQVDIKKKIEYSMQLNASRIEVLQAQDDLVKSMMESAGKELLCQSQDHQSYKKLLSILIVQSLLRLKESAVILRCREEDLQLVESVLESAGNEYAETANVHPPEIVLDRQVFLPSAPSHYKAHDLSCSGGVVLASRDGKIVFENTLDARLELAFRKKLPEIRQSLIGQVAVSVNNSS from the exons ATGGACGAATCGAGCGTGGCGCAGCAGCTCACTCAGATGGCGGACTTCATCCGCAATGAGGCCGTCGAGAAGGCCTCCGAGatcgaggccgccgccgccgag GAATTCCAAATTGAGAAATTACAACTGGTCGAAGTTGAAAAGAAGAAGATCAGGCAGGAATATGAACGGAAAGAGAAACAAGTTGATATCAAGAAGAAAAT TGAATACTCAATGCAACTCAATGCTTCCCGAATTGAAGTTCTTCAAGCACAGGATGATTTAGTAAAGTCTATGATGGAGTCAGCTGGGAAAGAGCTACTGTGTCAGAGCCAAGACCATCAATCTTACAAGAAACTTCTCAGTATACTTATTGTTCAG AGCTTGCTGCGCCTGAAAGAGTCAGCGGTCATTCTCCGCTGCAGGGAGGAGGATCTTCAGCTTGTTGAATCAGTTTTGGAGTCAGCAGGGAATGAATATGCGGAAACAGCAAATGTACATCCACCTGAAATTGTGTTAGACCGTCAAGTCTTTCTGCCGTCTGCTCCCAGTCATTACAAGGCACATGACCTCTCCTG CTCTGGTGGAGTTGTACTGGCTTCACGAGATGGAAAAATTGTCTTCGAGAACACATTGGATGCTAGACTAGAACTGGCTTTCAGAAAGAAGCTACCAGAG ATCCGTCAAAGCCTTATTGGGCAGGTTGCTGTCAGCGTGAACAATTCTTCTTAA
- the LOC127341864 gene encoding uncharacterized protein, whose product MEGSSARTPEITIVPAPRPVAVDAVKAASKEPISPGSPSQVAAGRRKENQGVVSLPGWKLDSLCKESGPSPLMMARFPYF is encoded by the coding sequence ATGGAAGGGAGCAGCGCCAGGACGCCGGAGATCACCATCGTTCCGGCACCTAGGCCGGTCGCCGTCGACGCGGTGAAGGCGGCGAGCAAGGAGCCTATCAGCCCGGGATCACCTTCCCAGGTGGCTGCCGGCCGCCGCAAGGAGAACCAGGGCGTCGTCTCCCTGCCCGGCTGGAAGCTCGACTCCCTCTGCAAGGAGTCCGGCCCGTCGCCGCTCATGATGGCGCGCTTCCCCTATTTCTGA
- the LOC127341863 gene encoding uncharacterized protein, whose amino-acid sequence MREKDACWEYGDKLDGNRVRCRFCHKVINGGISRFKFHLSQIPSKGVNPCIRVTDDVRAKVIALIEAKESQRELELLKRKRVAELSVLPKRTRELSSQPSSPGPSTSPAIIPAVEPTQLLGLEVPALVPRLSGAAIKPRQAPGLEAERCIAEFFFENKLDYSIADSISCKHMLDTLVGQGFRGPSADVLRTEWLPKLKSEILQRMEEIEKDWVTTGCTILADSWTDNKLKALINFSVSSPLGTFFLKTVDASPHIKNHRGLYDLFDEVIQEVGPGNVVQIISDRNINYGNIDKLIMQNYNTIFWSPCASFCVNSMLDEFSKIDWVNQCICQAQTITRFVYNNNWVLDLMRKCMEGQELVCSGITKSVSDFLTLQSLLRHRSKLKQMFHSPEYVSSSYANRSLSISCVEILNDDELWRAVEEIAAVSEPLLRVMRDVSGGKAAIGYIYESMTKVMDSIRTYYIMDEGKCKSFLDIVEQKWQVELHSPLHSAAAFLNPSIQYNPDIKFLSTIKEEFYNVLDKVLTAPDQRHGITLELHAFSKTQGMFASNIAKEARNNTSPGIWWEQYGDSAPALQHVAVRIASQVCSTLTFQRDWSIILQSHCEKRNKLDKEALADQAYVHYNLTLHSESRMATKKKVDGDPIALDHIDMTSPWVEDSDSPNFTQWLDRFPSALDGGDLNTRQFGGSIFGTNDNLFNL is encoded by the exons A TGCGGGAGAAGGATGCCTGCTGGGAGTATGGCGACAAACTGGATGGGAACAGGGTCAGGTGCAGATTCTGCCACAAGGTTATAAATGGTGGAATAAGCAGGTTCAAGTTTCATCTGTCTCAAATTCCAAGCAAAGGTGTCAACCCTTGCATCAGGGTGACTGATGATGTCAGGGCAAAGGTGATTGCTCTCATAGAAGCCAAGGAATCACAGAGGGAGCTCGAGCTACTCAAGAGGAAACGTGTAGCTGAATTGTCGGTGCTTCCAAAAAGAACACGGGAGCTTTCGTCTCAGCCTTCATCTCCAGGGCCTTCTACTTCGCCTGCTATTATTCCTGCAGTTGAGCCTACTCAGCTCCTTGGTCTTGAAGTGCCTGCTCTGGTGCCGAGATTATCTGGTGCTGCAATCAAGCCGCGTCAGGCTCCAGGGTTGGAAGCAGAACGGTGCATAGCCGAGTTCTTTTTCGAGaataagttggactatagtatcgCAGATTCCATTTCATGCAAGCATATGCTGGACACACTTGTTGGACAGGGATTCCGAGGGCCTTCAGCAGATGTCTTGAGGACAGAGTGGCTTCCCAAGCTTAAGTCTGAGATTTTGCAGAGAATGGAGGAGATCGAAAAGGATTGGGTGACTACAGGCTGTACTATATTAGCTGATTCGTGGACTGACAACAAACTGAAAGCCCTGATCAACTTCTCTGTGTCGTCTCCGCTAGGGACGTTCTTCCTCAAAACAGTAGATGCCTCTCCACACATCAAAAATCACAGAGGGTTGTACGATCTCTTTGATGAAGTGATTCAGGAAGTTGGTCCAGGCAATGTTGTTCAGATTATCAGTGATAGGAATATAAACTACGGCAATATAGATAAGCTCATCATGCAGAACTACAACACCATATTTTGGTCTCCCTGCGCTTCTTTTTGTGTAAACTCAATGTTGGATGAATTCTCCAAGATTGATTGGGTTAACCAATGCATCTGTCAAGCACAAACAATCACAAGATTTGTCTACAACAACAATTGGGTTCTTGATCTTATGAGGAAGTGCATGGAAGGGCAGGAGCTTGTTTGCTCTGGGATTACAAAGTCTGTTTCAGACTTCCTCACTCTGCAATCACTGCTGAGGCACAGATCAAAGCTGAAGCAAATGTTTCACAGCCCTGAATATGTATCTTCTTCATATGCAAATAGATCCCTAAGTATTTCCTGCGTTGAGATCCTCAATGATGATGAGTTATGGCGAGCAGTTGAAGAGATAGCGGCTGTTTCAGAACCTCTGTTGAGAGTCATGAGGGATGTCTCAGGAGGCAAGGCAGCTATTGGTTATATATATGAGTCTATGACAAAGGTGATGGACTCAATTAGAACATACTATATAATGGATGAAGGCAAATGCAAGTCATTTCTGGATATTGTGGAGCAAAAATGGCAAGTAGAGCTGCATTCGCCTCTTCATTCAGCAGCTGCTTTCCTGAACCCAAGCATCCAGTATAATCCAGACATCAAATTTTTATCTACTATCAAAGAGGAGTTCTACAATGTCCTGGATAAAGTGCTTACAGCCCCAGACCAAAGGCATGGTATCACTCTGGAACTGCATGCTTTCAGCAAGACACAAGGAATGTTTGCCTCTAACATTGCTAAAGAGGCCCGCAACAACACCTCCCCAG GTATTTGGTGGGAGCAATACGGTGATTCAGCGCCAGCATTACAACACGTTGCTGTCAGAATAGCGAGTCAGGTCTGCAGCACCCTGACCTTCCAAAGGGACTGGAGCATCATCCTTCAGAGCCACTGCGAAAAACGCAACAAGTTAGACAAGGAGGCATTGGCCGACCAAGCGTATGTGCACTACAATCTCACGCTCCACTCCGAGTCCAGAATGGCTACGAAGAAGAAAGTGGACGGGGATCCGATCGCTCTGGACCATATCGACATGACCTCGCCGTGGGTCGAGGATTCGGATAGCCCAAACTTCACCCAGTGGCTGGACAGGTTCCCATCAGCCTTGGATGGTGGAGACCTGAACACCAGGCAGTTCGGTGGATCCATCTTTGGCACTAACGATAATCTTTTCAATTTATGA